From Halorubrum salinarum, the proteins below share one genomic window:
- a CDS encoding NAD(P)/FAD-dependent oxidoreductase, which translates to MERVDVAIVGGGPAGSSAAHAAATGGADALVIEKGVPRADRDRLGPDSTDAAGILDYWVDIMGIHPDEFDDGVVQRELNRAEFRGPDEAATLTSTGIDSSYDKFGYTFQRARFDDWLRDRAEDAGAEYRVGTSVRGVDTDLSVAPGDDGPRHVLDLADGGSVGADFVVLADGPQRTVTNRVLDEYLPADAQASERLASRTANHIAYQEYRRVPEEVFEEVNDAIVFWWGVMPGETAYPWIFPNADRVCRVGLTMPIGLDIDEVDASEYALLREDDESIPQGGEYIRRLLEWQYGDEYDVEEDFPLVEGAGKRKGTETYPISSTRPIDSPVDAGIAVAGGAMGTTSAFHEGGDHVAVRTGAIAGELAAEGDLAAYNRRWKEAIGDEVVRNVTMADMVADYGPDDWNRVIGAADAMLAAEAGGNLLSQPYRSGWESLKLMLGYKWNKRRVKKGYVGIDESEYVY; encoded by the coding sequence ATGGAACGCGTAGACGTCGCGATCGTGGGCGGTGGGCCGGCCGGGTCGTCCGCGGCGCACGCGGCCGCGACCGGCGGCGCGGACGCCCTGGTCATCGAGAAGGGGGTCCCACGGGCCGACCGCGACCGCCTCGGCCCGGACTCCACCGACGCGGCCGGCATCTTGGACTACTGGGTGGACATCATGGGGATCCACCCCGACGAGTTCGACGACGGGGTCGTTCAGCGCGAGCTGAACCGCGCGGAGTTCCGCGGACCCGACGAGGCGGCGACGCTGACCTCGACCGGCATCGACTCCTCGTACGACAAGTTCGGCTACACCTTCCAGCGCGCGCGATTCGACGACTGGCTCCGCGACCGCGCCGAGGACGCGGGCGCCGAGTACCGCGTCGGCACTTCGGTCCGCGGCGTCGACACCGACCTCTCGGTCGCGCCCGGCGACGACGGCCCGCGCCACGTGCTCGACCTCGCGGACGGCGGGAGCGTCGGCGCCGACTTCGTCGTCCTCGCCGACGGCCCGCAGCGGACGGTGACGAACCGCGTCCTCGACGAGTACCTGCCGGCGGACGCGCAGGCCTCCGAGCGGTTGGCCTCCCGCACGGCGAACCACATCGCCTACCAGGAGTACCGGCGCGTCCCCGAGGAGGTGTTCGAGGAAGTGAACGACGCCATCGTCTTCTGGTGGGGCGTGATGCCCGGAGAGACCGCGTACCCGTGGATCTTCCCGAACGCGGACCGGGTCTGCCGCGTCGGCCTGACGATGCCGATCGGCCTCGATATCGACGAGGTGGACGCCTCGGAGTACGCCCTCCTCCGCGAGGACGACGAGTCGATCCCGCAGGGCGGCGAGTACATCCGCCGCCTCCTGGAGTGGCAGTACGGCGACGAGTACGACGTCGAGGAGGACTTCCCGCTGGTCGAGGGGGCGGGCAAGCGGAAGGGGACGGAGACGTACCCGATCTCGTCGACGCGGCCGATCGACTCGCCCGTGGACGCCGGCATCGCGGTCGCGGGCGGTGCGATGGGGACGACCTCGGCGTTCCACGAGGGCGGCGACCACGTCGCGGTCCGCACCGGCGCCATCGCGGGCGAACTCGCTGCCGAGGGGGACCTGGCCGCCTACAACCGCCGCTGGAAGGAGGCGATCGGCGACGAGGTCGTCCGCAACGTGACCATGGCCGACATGGTTGCCGACTACGGCCCGGACGACTGGAACCGCGTCATCGGGGCGGCCGACGCGATGCTCGCCGCCGAGGCCGGCGGAAACCTCCTCTCGCAGCCGTACCGGTCCGGCTGGGAGTCGCTGAAACTCATGCTCGGCTACAAGTGGAACAAGCGGCGCGTGAAGAAGGGGTACGTGGGCATCGACGAGAGCGAGTACGTCTACTGA
- a CDS encoding aminotransferase class V-fold PLP-dependent enzyme, translating to MRTIRLDDDGMTPRELRADVPALGDAAYFNFGAHGPSPEYVVEAAASFVEDHEYGSATTDPYEHAFETYERVRERIAAFVGADPEEIALTESTTDGINRVAGAIDWEPGDVVVRTDLEHPAGVLPWRRLEREGVEVRVLETEDGRLDRDEYAAAVADARLVCFSAITWTHGTRLPVADLVEVANDAGAFTLVDAVQSPGQMRMDVHEWGADAVAAAGHKWTLGPWGAGFLYVDRDAAADLAPRAVGYRSVADPTGDDIEFKPAAGRFEIGTTTAAAHVGLVEALDAIDAVGVDAIESRIESLTDRLKAGVPDDRLLSPRAYESGLVTIDVDDPEATVERLGEEDVVVRSLPHPNGIRASVHAVSTETEVDRLLDALEPEW from the coding sequence ATGAGAACGATTCGACTCGACGACGACGGTATGACCCCCAGAGAGCTCCGCGCGGACGTCCCGGCCCTCGGCGACGCGGCGTACTTCAACTTCGGCGCGCACGGGCCGAGCCCGGAGTACGTCGTCGAGGCGGCGGCCTCGTTCGTCGAGGACCACGAGTACGGCTCCGCGACGACCGACCCCTACGAGCACGCCTTCGAGACGTACGAGCGAGTGCGCGAGCGGATCGCGGCGTTCGTCGGGGCCGACCCCGAGGAGATTGCCCTGACCGAGAGCACGACCGACGGGATCAACCGCGTCGCCGGCGCGATCGACTGGGAGCCGGGCGACGTGGTCGTCCGGACCGACCTCGAACACCCCGCCGGCGTCCTCCCGTGGCGGCGCCTCGAACGCGAGGGCGTCGAGGTGCGCGTCCTGGAGACGGAGGACGGTCGCCTCGACCGCGACGAGTACGCCGCGGCCGTCGCGGACGCCCGCCTCGTCTGCTTCAGCGCGATCACGTGGACGCACGGCACCCGGCTCCCGGTCGCCGACCTCGTCGAGGTCGCGAACGACGCCGGCGCGTTCACCCTCGTCGACGCGGTCCAGTCGCCCGGGCAGATGCGCATGGACGTACACGAGTGGGGCGCCGACGCGGTCGCGGCCGCGGGCCACAAGTGGACGCTCGGCCCGTGGGGCGCCGGGTTCCTCTACGTCGACCGCGACGCCGCGGCCGACCTCGCGCCCCGCGCCGTCGGCTACCGGAGCGTCGCGGACCCGACCGGCGACGATATCGAGTTCAAGCCGGCGGCGGGGCGGTTCGAGATCGGGACGACCACGGCGGCGGCCCACGTCGGCCTCGTCGAGGCGCTCGACGCGATCGACGCGGTCGGGGTCGACGCGATCGAGTCGCGGATCGAGTCGCTCACCGACCGCCTGAAGGCCGGCGTGCCCGACGACCGGCTCCTCAGCCCGCGAGCGTACGAGTCGGGGCTCGTCACGATCGACGTCGACGACCCCGAGGCGACCGTCGAGCGGCTCGGCGAGGAGGACGTCGTCGTCCGCTCGCTCCCGCACCCGAACGGGATCCGGGCGTCGGTCCACGCGGTCTCGACGGAGACGGAGGTCGACCGGCTCCTCGACGCGCTGGAACCGGAGTGGTGA
- the trxA gene encoding thioredoxin, which produces MSSTEAAPAEPIQLTDADAFDDHVADGVVLVDFYADWCGPCQMMEPAVEAVAADTDAAVLKVDVDVHQALAGEYGVQGIPTLLVFADGELADRMVGAQSEQALTDAIEKHAA; this is translated from the coding sequence ATGAGTTCGACAGAAGCGGCCCCCGCGGAACCGATCCAACTGACCGACGCGGACGCGTTCGACGACCACGTCGCCGACGGCGTCGTCCTCGTCGACTTCTACGCCGACTGGTGCGGCCCGTGTCAGATGATGGAGCCGGCCGTCGAGGCGGTCGCGGCGGACACCGACGCGGCGGTGCTGAAGGTCGACGTGGACGTCCACCAGGCGCTGGCCGGCGAGTACGGGGTCCAGGGCATCCCGACGCTGCTCGTGTTCGCGGACGGCGAACTCGCCGACCGGATGGTCGGCGCGCAGTCCGAGCAGGCCCTGACCGACGCGATCGAGAAGCACGCCGCCTGA
- a CDS encoding M24 family metallopeptidase: MVDLAARTERLDAYLDERGLEAVWFARPNGFAWLTGGDNVVDDDATTGVAAAGYDGELRVITDNIEAERLAAEELPDAFAVESFPWHADSLPEAVAERSPAPAAADFDVPGFEAVDGSRLRQPLTDDDVERYRELGREVAAAVETVCRNLEPEDPEYEVAAGIDISLASRDVDTPVVLVGGAERAQSFRHYTPTDAALGDYALVSVTAERAGLYASMTRTVAFDAPDWFEERHRAAARVEATAVRATEAAAAGALSGDDDGSDTAGDLFGVIRDAYDAVGFGDEWENHHQGGAAGFAGREWFATPDGDEPVRWPMGYAWNPTVQGTKSEDTHLVAPELTERLTKTGRWPTHEVEPVDVAGVDGDPVELAAPVIR, from the coding sequence ATGGTCGACCTTGCCGCCCGCACGGAGAGGCTCGACGCGTACCTCGACGAGCGCGGGCTCGAAGCGGTCTGGTTCGCGCGCCCGAACGGGTTCGCGTGGCTCACCGGCGGCGACAACGTCGTCGACGACGACGCGACGACGGGCGTCGCGGCCGCCGGCTACGACGGCGAGCTCCGCGTCATCACCGACAACATCGAGGCGGAGCGGCTCGCCGCGGAGGAGCTGCCGGACGCGTTCGCGGTCGAGTCGTTCCCGTGGCACGCCGACTCGCTCCCGGAGGCGGTCGCCGAGCGCTCGCCCGCGCCCGCGGCCGCCGACTTCGACGTGCCGGGCTTCGAGGCCGTCGACGGGAGCCGGCTCAGACAGCCCCTCACCGACGACGACGTCGAGCGGTACCGCGAGCTCGGCCGCGAGGTCGCGGCCGCCGTCGAGACGGTCTGCCGGAACCTCGAACCCGAGGACCCCGAGTACGAGGTTGCGGCCGGCATCGACATCTCGCTCGCCTCCCGCGACGTGGACACGCCCGTCGTCCTCGTCGGCGGCGCGGAGCGGGCGCAGTCGTTCCGCCACTACACGCCGACCGACGCGGCGCTCGGCGACTACGCGCTCGTGTCCGTCACCGCCGAGCGCGCCGGCTTGTACGCCTCGATGACGCGCACCGTCGCCTTCGACGCCCCGGACTGGTTCGAGGAGCGCCACCGCGCCGCGGCGCGCGTCGAGGCGACCGCGGTCCGCGCCACCGAGGCCGCGGCGGCCGGGGCCCTCTCCGGGGACGACGACGGCTCCGACACCGCCGGCGACCTCTTCGGCGTCATCCGGGACGCGTACGACGCGGTCGGCTTCGGCGACGAGTGGGAGAACCACCATCAGGGCGGCGCGGCCGGCTTCGCGGGCCGGGAGTGGTTCGCGACGCCCGACGGTGACGAGCCGGTCCGGTGGCCGATGGGCTACGCGTGGAACCCGACGGTCCAGGGGACGAAAAGCGAGGACACGCACCTCGTCGCGCCGGAGCTGACCGAGCGGCTCACGAAGACCGGCCGGTGGCCGACCCACGAGGTCGAGCCGGTCGACGTCGCGGGAGTCGACGGCGACCCCGTCGAGCTGGCGGCGCCGGTCATCCGATAA
- a CDS encoding sodium-dependent transporter: MARETWATRAGFILAAVGSAVGLGNVWRFPFITGQYGGSSFLITYLAFVALIGFPAILVEFVIGRRTDRNPVGALRELGSGVWGSAGWLFVVTGFIILSYYSVVAGWFLRYTLIGITEGYTLTDPAEAEALYQTVSTGLDTLVFHALFMLLVVGIIAAGVRRGIELSVKVMIPAILVLLVGLAAYGFTLDGASAAYAYYLSPDFGTIAANWTEILPAAAGQAFFTLSLGMGVMITYASYLGEDRNLAADAGIIATLDTLVAVLVGFVVFPVLFTVGIEPGSGGPGAIFVSLTAAFAGIPGGRILGIVFFGMVGIAALSSAISILEVLVSYLIDEVGVARVPASAALGAAVFLLGVPVTIDSIFLGLYDGLAYGILLVLGSLLLALFVGWVVPGVGREELRKGMGSPAGFDGAWIWVVRLPLVVVIFVSLVLGVTDYVDFLTGGFADWLAAR; encoded by the coding sequence ATGGCACGCGAGACGTGGGCGACGCGAGCGGGCTTCATCCTCGCCGCGGTCGGCAGCGCGGTCGGGTTGGGGAACGTCTGGCGGTTCCCGTTCATCACCGGCCAGTACGGCGGATCGTCGTTTCTGATAACCTACCTGGCGTTCGTCGCGCTGATCGGGTTCCCGGCGATCCTCGTGGAGTTCGTCATCGGGCGCCGGACCGACCGGAACCCGGTCGGCGCGCTGCGGGAACTCGGCAGCGGCGTCTGGGGGTCCGCCGGGTGGCTATTCGTCGTCACCGGATTCATCATCCTCTCGTACTACAGCGTCGTCGCCGGGTGGTTCCTGCGCTACACGCTCATCGGGATCACCGAGGGGTACACGCTGACCGACCCGGCAGAGGCCGAGGCGCTGTACCAGACGGTCTCGACGGGGCTCGACACGCTCGTCTTCCACGCCCTGTTCATGCTCCTCGTCGTCGGCATCATCGCCGCCGGCGTCAGACGCGGGATCGAACTGAGCGTGAAGGTGATGATCCCCGCCATCCTCGTGCTCCTCGTGGGCCTGGCCGCGTACGGGTTCACGCTCGACGGCGCGAGCGCGGCGTACGCCTACTACCTCTCGCCGGACTTCGGGACGATCGCGGCGAACTGGACGGAGATCCTCCCCGCCGCGGCCGGACAGGCGTTCTTCACGCTCTCGCTCGGGATGGGCGTGATGATCACCTACGCCTCCTACCTCGGCGAGGACCGGAACCTCGCGGCCGACGCCGGGATCATCGCGACGCTCGACACGCTCGTCGCCGTCCTCGTCGGCTTCGTCGTCTTCCCCGTCCTCTTCACGGTCGGGATCGAACCGGGCTCCGGCGGTCCCGGCGCGATCTTCGTCAGTCTCACGGCCGCGTTCGCCGGGATCCCCGGCGGCCGGATCCTCGGGATCGTCTTCTTCGGCATGGTCGGGATCGCCGCGCTCTCGTCGGCGATCAGCATCCTCGAAGTGCTCGTCTCCTACCTGATCGACGAGGTCGGCGTCGCCCGCGTCCCGGCGTCGGCCGCGCTGGGCGCCGCGGTGTTCCTGCTCGGCGTGCCGGTGACGATCGACTCGATCTTCCTCGGCCTGTACGACGGGCTCGCGTACGGCATCCTGCTCGTCCTCGGATCGCTGCTGCTCGCGCTGTTCGTCGGCTGGGTCGTGCCCGGCGTCGGCCGCGAGGAGCTCCGCAAGGGGATGGGTTCCCCCGCCGGCTTCGACGGCGCGTGGATCTGGGTCGTTCGACTCCCCCTCGTCGTCGTCATCTTCGTCTCGTTAGTCCTCGGCGTCACCGACTACGTCGACTTCCTCACCGGCGGCTTCGCCGACTGGCTGGCCGCGCGGTAA
- a CDS encoding lamin tail domain-containing protein, with protein sequence MKRTGGALKVLLVVGIVVLAGCAGAAPGDQSPTGPDTGDETPAGTANGTVEVHYINVGQSVSTLIFGPQGETMLVDTGHYNDDGEYVLEYLRRHDVARIDHLVTSHNDADHIGGNAAIIEYYETEADGIGAVYDPGIAASTQTYAEYLDAVEEHDVTLYETREGDAISFGAVDVDVLGPPEPYLEGEARNENSIVLKLTHGETSFLLSGDAEDDQEAYLVDTYGAELRSTVLKAGHHGSSSSSSGPFVDAVAPRAVVVSSAYDSQYGHPTEEVLRRFADRSIPTYWSATHGNVVLVSDGSGVSVRTQRDAPTDPLALRDAEPIEPGTAGEVVERARLGGDPVAGGTDGETEGENGGDGGDGGDDGTASGADALAVAAINADAEGADGENLNDEYVVFENTGEEPIDLSGWTVADEAGHSYEFPEGFSLDAGATVTLRTGSGTDTETDLYWGAGSPVWNNAGDTVILSDADGDRVLEVSYE encoded by the coding sequence ATGAAACGAACAGGAGGTGCGCTCAAGGTCCTCCTGGTCGTGGGGATCGTCGTCCTCGCGGGCTGTGCCGGCGCGGCGCCCGGCGATCAGTCGCCGACGGGTCCGGACACGGGCGACGAGACTCCGGCCGGGACGGCGAACGGCACCGTCGAGGTCCACTACATCAACGTCGGACAGTCGGTCAGCACGCTGATCTTCGGGCCGCAGGGCGAGACGATGCTCGTCGACACGGGGCACTACAACGACGACGGGGAGTACGTGCTGGAGTACCTCCGGCGACACGACGTCGCGCGGATCGACCACCTCGTCACCTCGCACAACGACGCGGACCACATCGGCGGCAACGCGGCGATTATCGAGTACTACGAGACGGAGGCCGACGGGATCGGGGCCGTCTACGACCCCGGGATCGCCGCGAGCACGCAGACGTACGCGGAGTACCTCGACGCCGTCGAGGAACACGACGTGACGCTGTACGAGACGCGTGAGGGCGACGCGATCTCGTTCGGCGCGGTCGACGTCGACGTGCTCGGGCCGCCCGAGCCGTACCTCGAAGGCGAAGCGCGCAACGAGAACAGCATCGTGCTGAAGCTCACGCACGGCGAGACGAGCTTCCTCCTCTCCGGCGACGCCGAAGACGACCAGGAGGCGTACCTGGTCGACACCTACGGCGCGGAGCTGCGGTCGACCGTGCTGAAGGCCGGCCACCACGGGTCGTCGAGCTCGTCGAGCGGCCCGTTCGTCGACGCGGTGGCCCCGCGGGCGGTCGTCGTGTCGAGCGCGTACGACTCGCAGTACGGGCACCCGACCGAGGAGGTGCTCCGGCGGTTCGCGGACCGGTCGATCCCGACGTACTGGAGCGCGACGCACGGGAACGTCGTCCTCGTGAGCGACGGGAGCGGCGTCTCCGTGCGGACGCAACGCGACGCCCCCACCGACCCGCTCGCGCTCCGCGACGCTGAGCCGATCGAACCCGGCACCGCGGGCGAGGTCGTCGAGCGCGCTCGGCTCGGGGGCGACCCGGTCGCGGGCGGGACCGACGGCGAGACTGAAGGCGAAAACGGGGGCGACGGCGGCGACGGCGGGGACGACGGGACGGCGAGCGGCGCGGACGCGCTGGCGGTCGCCGCGATCAACGCGGACGCCGAGGGCGCGGACGGGGAGAACCTCAACGACGAGTACGTGGTGTTCGAGAACACCGGCGAGGAACCGATCGACCTGTCCGGGTGGACCGTCGCGGACGAGGCGGGCCACAGCTACGAGTTCCCGGAGGGGTTCTCGCTCGACGCCGGGGCGACGGTCACGCTGCGGACCGGGAGCGGCACGGACACCGAGACGGACCTGTACTGGGGCGCCGGGTCGCCGGTCTGGAACAACGCCGGCGACACCGTGATACTCTCGGACGCCGACGGGGACCGCGTGCTGGAGGTGAGCTACGAGTGA
- a CDS encoding DUF3006 domain-containing protein gives MSDVDLPDGEYTAVVDAVEDGLATVFFERDGEEVGDAVVDAARLPPDGRRADAVLSVTLGSGHIESAAYDPERTEARAEAAQDRFDRLSKRPPSDDDA, from the coding sequence GTGAGCGACGTCGACCTCCCGGACGGCGAGTACACCGCGGTCGTCGACGCCGTCGAGGACGGGCTCGCGACCGTGTTCTTCGAGCGGGACGGCGAAGAGGTGGGAGACGCGGTGGTGGACGCCGCGCGGCTCCCGCCGGACGGGCGACGCGCCGACGCCGTCCTCTCGGTGACTCTCGGGAGCGGGCACATCGAATCCGCCGCCTACGACCCCGAGCGGACGGAGGCGCGGGCGGAGGCGGCGCAGGACCGGTTCGATCGGCTTTCGAAGCGGCCGCCGTCCGACGACGACGCCTGA
- a CDS encoding TlpA family protein disulfide reductase encodes MRRRHLLAGLASVGVLGGAGAVATGGVPDSLGGEEAPEPVEPVTIDAIDAPGSRDGEVTIPAPDRPTFVDFFGTWCPPCAEQMPALVAAHDRIGDDVLFVSVTTEPVGEAVSEETVVDWWREHDGDWLVAADVAAELAARLNVGSYPSARAIDASGRVRWATSGTHTADEFVAGIERALDR; translated from the coding sequence GTGAGGCGGCGGCACCTGCTGGCGGGGCTCGCGAGCGTCGGCGTCCTCGGCGGAGCGGGCGCCGTCGCGACCGGCGGCGTACCTGACTCACTCGGGGGCGAGGAGGCCCCCGAGCCGGTCGAGCCGGTGACGATAGACGCCATCGACGCGCCGGGAAGCCGCGACGGCGAGGTGACGATCCCCGCGCCCGACCGGCCGACGTTCGTCGACTTCTTCGGGACGTGGTGTCCGCCCTGCGCCGAGCAGATGCCGGCCCTCGTCGCGGCGCACGACCGGATCGGCGACGACGTGCTGTTCGTCTCCGTGACGACGGAGCCGGTCGGCGAGGCGGTCAGCGAGGAGACGGTGGTCGACTGGTGGCGCGAGCACGACGGCGACTGGCTCGTCGCGGCCGACGTCGCGGCCGAACTCGCGGCGCGGCTCAACGTCGGGAGCTACCCGAGCGCGCGTGCCATCGACGCCTCGGGGCGCGTCCGCTGGGCGACCTCCGGGACGCACACCGCCGACGAGTTCGTCGCGGGCATCGAGCGGGCGCTCGACCGATGA
- a CDS encoding translation initiation factor eIF-1A yields the protein MSEESGRKNLRMPNDDEVFAVVTEHLGGNHVQLRCADGVERLGRIPGRMKYRTWISEGDVVLAEPWDWQDEKANVEWRYEDEDADQLRREGHIQ from the coding sequence ATGAGCGAAGAATCCGGGCGGAAGAACCTCCGCATGCCCAACGACGACGAAGTGTTCGCCGTGGTGACGGAACACCTCGGCGGCAACCACGTTCAGCTGCGCTGCGCCGACGGCGTGGAGCGCCTCGGCCGGATCCCCGGCCGCATGAAGTACCGCACGTGGATCAGCGAGGGCGACGTGGTCCTCGCCGAGCCGTGGGACTGGCAGGACGAGAAGGCGAACGTCGAGTGGCGGTACGAGGACGAGGACGCCGACCAGCTGCGCCGCGAAGGCCACATCCAGTAA
- a CDS encoding AIM24 family protein: MNLDEFTAANAPTDSAEPFQRENSYTLDVEVAGTVMAKAGSMVAYTGDVSFTGKASAEGGITGFLKEAATGEGTPIMAVEGDGHVYFADDGKKVQVIELGAGESITVNGEDVLAFEESLSYEINTIDSLAGALAGGFSNVYLEGPGYVAITTHGDPIVLEPPVATDPSATVAWGGTSPDVEVNRSLSDMIGQESGERYQMRFDGADGFVVVQPREEHV; encoded by the coding sequence ATGAACCTAGACGAGTTCACCGCCGCGAACGCACCGACCGACAGCGCGGAACCCTTCCAGCGCGAGAACAGCTACACCCTCGACGTCGAGGTCGCCGGCACCGTCATGGCGAAGGCCGGCTCGATGGTGGCGTACACGGGCGACGTGTCGTTCACCGGGAAGGCCTCGGCCGAGGGCGGGATCACCGGCTTCCTCAAGGAGGCCGCGACCGGCGAGGGGACGCCGATCATGGCCGTCGAGGGCGACGGACACGTCTACTTCGCGGACGACGGCAAGAAGGTCCAGGTGATCGAGCTCGGCGCCGGCGAGTCGATCACGGTCAACGGCGAGGACGTGCTCGCGTTCGAGGAGTCGCTCTCCTACGAGATCAACACCATCGACAGCCTCGCCGGCGCGCTCGCCGGCGGCTTCAGCAACGTCTACCTCGAAGGGCCTGGCTACGTCGCGATCACGACGCACGGCGACCCGATCGTCTTGGAACCGCCGGTGGCGACCGACCCGAGCGCGACCGTCGCGTGGGGCGGCACGTCGCCGGACGTGGAGGTCAACCGGAGCCTCTCGGACATGATCGGCCAGGAGTCGGGCGAGCGCTACCAGATGCGCTTCGACGGCGCCGACGGCTTCGTCGTGGTCCAGCCGCGCGAGGAACACGTCTGA
- a CDS encoding cytochrome c biogenesis protein CcdA produces the protein MTDVSLATNVPFAVTAGVATFFSPCAYPLLPGYVGFYVNSVEADSASVVGAGARGVAAAVGVLATFALLAGATVRIGYSTLSNITVFETLVGALLIAFGLLVISGRAPSVSVPLPERRASVFGFGVFGAGYALAGAGCVAPVFLGVVARAVALPAEAATLVVGVYAGTVAVLMAATTVATGVGLVSNANRVMAHAGLLKRIAGAVMVVAGIGQLYLALVVY, from the coding sequence ATGACCGACGTCTCGCTCGCGACGAACGTCCCGTTCGCCGTGACCGCGGGCGTGGCGACGTTCTTCTCGCCGTGCGCGTACCCGCTCCTCCCGGGGTACGTCGGCTTCTACGTGAACTCCGTCGAGGCCGACTCCGCGTCGGTGGTCGGCGCTGGCGCCCGCGGGGTCGCGGCCGCGGTCGGCGTGTTGGCCACGTTCGCGCTGCTCGCCGGCGCCACCGTCCGGATCGGCTACTCGACGCTGTCGAACATCACCGTCTTCGAGACGCTCGTCGGAGCGCTGCTGATCGCCTTCGGCCTGCTCGTGATCAGCGGGCGCGCGCCGTCGGTGTCGGTGCCGCTGCCGGAGCGGCGCGCGAGCGTGTTCGGCTTCGGCGTCTTCGGCGCGGGGTACGCGCTGGCCGGCGCGGGCTGCGTCGCGCCGGTGTTCCTCGGCGTCGTCGCCCGCGCGGTCGCGCTCCCGGCCGAGGCGGCGACCCTCGTCGTCGGCGTCTACGCCGGCACCGTCGCCGTCCTGATGGCCGCGACCACGGTCGCGACGGGCGTCGGCCTCGTCAGCAACGCGAACCGGGTGATGGCCCACGCCGGCCTGCTGAAGCGGATCGCCGGCGCCGTGATGGTCGTCGCGGGGATCGGACAGCTCTACCTCGCGCTGGTCGTGTACTGA
- a CDS encoding AAA family ATPase, with amino-acid sequence MSDGGGRRPDRAESPTSKRDASDSLPPEASTAAAPVAEDGPSSGRLVVVCGLPGVGKTTVAERVADRVDGRIRRTDVIRKELFDDPEYTDAETAAVYAELLSRARDDVDAGDAVVLDATFADARFRADARETAAAAAAEFDLVEVACDEAVVERRIERRDGISDADFDIHLRFKELFDEIATDHVVVDNSGTQAETFAQVDAAFGGAPGEDASNEEASAAGDDRSAAVTDAE; translated from the coding sequence ATGAGCGACGGAGGCGGCCGACGACCGGACCGGGCCGAATCGCCGACTTCGAAGCGTGACGCGTCCGATTCTCTCCCCCCGGAGGCGTCGACCGCGGCCGCTCCGGTCGCCGAGGACGGGCCCTCGTCCGGGCGGCTGGTCGTCGTCTGCGGCCTGCCCGGCGTCGGCAAGACGACCGTCGCCGAGCGGGTCGCCGACCGCGTCGACGGTCGGATCCGCCGCACCGACGTGATCCGCAAGGAGCTGTTCGACGACCCCGAGTACACCGACGCGGAGACCGCGGCCGTCTACGCCGAACTTCTCTCTCGCGCCCGCGACGACGTCGACGCCGGCGACGCCGTCGTCCTCGACGCGACGTTCGCGGACGCGCGGTTCCGCGCTGACGCCCGCGAGACCGCCGCCGCGGCCGCCGCCGAGTTCGACCTCGTCGAGGTCGCCTGCGACGAGGCCGTCGTCGAGCGCCGGATCGAGCGGCGCGACGGGATCAGCGACGCGGACTTCGACATCCACCTCCGGTTCAAGGAGCTGTTCGACGAGATCGCGACCGACCACGTCGTCGTCGACAACTCCGGGACGCAGGCGGAGACGTTCGCGCAGGTCGACGCCGCGTTCGGCGGCGCGCCCGGCGAGGACGCGTCGAACGAGGAGGCCTCCGCCGCCGGCGACGACCGCTCGGCCGCGGTCACCGACGCGGAGTGA